The Cellulophaga lytica DSM 7489 nucleotide sequence AGAAAATATATCTATTATTGCTAACGGTAATGAGTTTTTTTTACAAGAAAACAATGGTTTTTATGAGCATACTTTTGTATCTCCAGATAAGAGCACTTCTTTTTATTTTTTAGCTAATGGTATTACATCTAAACAATATAGCCTTACTGTTTTAGAGATCCCTTTTCTAGAGAATTTTAATATGAAATTAATGTATCCCTCATATACTAACAGGCAACCAGAAACTCTTCAAAGTACTGGTAATGCTACTTTTCCTGAAGGAACCAAAGTTCAGTGGACTATAAAAGGCAATCATATAGATAGTATTTCTTTAAAGGTGAAAGATTCAAAAATTGGCTTTAATAAAAAAGAAAACATTTTTACAACCACTAAAAATATATACCAAAGTACCCACTATAGTATTAGCACATCTAACAAAAATGTTTCAAATTTTGAAAAATTAGAATATAAGTTTACTGTTGTAAAAGATGCTAGCCCTGCATTGCAAGTCAACCAAGTTAAAGATAGCTTAAACCCTAATGTGTTATATTATTCTGGTACTGCATCTGATGATTATAAACTGATTAGTATAAAACTAGTTTGTTATCCAAGTAATTCTATAGAAAATAAGCAAATAATCAATATTTCATCACCTAATAGTAATGTAGCACAATTTTATTATACATTTCCATCTGGTTTAAATTTAGAACCTAATGTTGACTATAATTTTTACTTTATTGCCACAGATAATGATGCTATACATAATGGTAAAACCACTAAAAGTCAAGTGTTTAGTACAGTCTTATTAGATGATAACGCACTTAAAAATAATAGTCTACAGCAACAGCAACAACTTTTAAATAATTTAGATAATTCTTTAGATAAGTTTAAAGAACAAAAGGATGTTTTAAAGGAATTAAATAACAAACAAAAGGAAAAAACTTCTTTAAATTATACCGAACAGTCTGAGGTTAAAGATTATTTGCAAAAGCAACAACAGCAAGAGCAAATGATGGAGAAGTTTAGCAAGCAATTAAAAGAGAATTTACAAAAGAGTAATACAGACGATAAACAGAATAAATTACTTCAAGAACGTTTAGAACGTCACGAACAACAAGCAAAAAAGAACCAAAAATTACTTGAAGAACTAAATAAAGTAGCAGATAAAATAAATAAAGATCAGTTAACTAAGCGTTTAGAAGAACTTGGTAAGAGCCAAAAAAATAGTGAGCGTAACCTAGAACAGCTTTTAGAGCTAACAAAAAAATATTATGTTACAGAAAAATTGGCCCAATTGGCACAAGATTTAGAGAAACTTGCAGAGAAACAAGAGGTACTATCAGAGCTTAAACAGGACCAAAATTTTGAAAAAGAGGAGCAGGAAAAATTAAACAAAGCCTTTGAAGATTTAACTAAAGAACTTGATGAGCTTGAAAAGGACAATCAAAAATTACAAAAACCATTAGATATTAAGGCTAATAAAGCAAAAGAAGACGCCGTTAAACAGGATCAAAATGATGCTTTAGAAGAGCTAAATAAGGAACAGGGGAGTGATAATTCTTCTAAATCTGAAAGTAAAGCCAGTAATAAAGCTGCAAAAAAACAAAAATCTGCAGCTGATAAAATGAGACAAATGAGTTCTCAAATGCAGCAATCTTCATCTGGTTCTAGTGGATCATCTATTACTGAAGATGCTGAAATGCTTCGTCAAATTCTAGAAAATCTTGTTATTTTCTCTTTTAAACAGGAGCAATTGTATAATGATATTAGCTCAAAAGATGATGATGTTGCTAAGTTTTCTACAACAATTAAGCGCCAAAAAGAATTACGTACATTGTTTGAGCATGTAGATGATAGTCTGTTTGCACTCTCTTTGCGTCAGGCAGAAATTTCAGAAAAGGTAAATAAAGACATTACTGAAGTGTTTTATAATATTGATAAATCATTAGAACAATTAGCAGAAAATAGGACTTATTTAGCCACCGCTAATCAAAAATATGTTCTTAACTCATCTAATAGTTTGGCAGATTTTCTTGCTAATTTGCTAGATAATATGAACCAGAGTATGAAATCTGGTGCTGGCAAAGGACAAGGAAAGGGGCAAGGTTTTCAATTACCAGATATTATTAAAGCTCAAAATAGCTTAAAGGATAAGTTAGGTAAACAGGGAAATTCAAAATCTTCTGAAGATAAAAAGCCTGGTGAAGGTCATAAACCTGGTGGGAGCAAGCCGGGATCTGATGGTAAAAAAGGTAAAACTGGAGAAAAAGGTAGCGAAGGCGAGGGCGGAAAGAAAGGTGAAAATGGCAAAAAAGGAGCTAGTGGCAATGGAGAAAATAAGAATTCTAAAGGCAAAAACGGAAACCAAAATGGTGAAAATGGTGCTGCAGGACAAGGGTTATCTGAGGAAGAACTAAAAGAAATTTATGAAATTTACAAAGAACAACAGCAAATTAGACAGGCTTTAGAACAGCAATTAAATGATATGATTGCAAAAGAAGATAAAAATTTAGCCAAGAAACTGTTGCAACAAATGGAAGATTTTGAGAACGATTTACTTGAAAATGGTATAACAAATAGAACTCAAACCAAAGCAAATAATATTCAACATCAACTCTTGAAGTTAGAAAATGCAACTTTAAAACAAGGTGAAAAGAGTGCAAGAGAAGCTAATAAAGCAAAAAATAAGTTTACCAATCCTATTACGACTAAGCCAGAGGCTTTACAGAATTATCGTAACGAAATAGAAATTTTAAATAGACAAGCACTACCTTTGCAGCAAATTTTTCAAAATAAAGTGCAACGTTATTTTAAAACAAATGATTGATTTTCATTATGAAACAGATTTTAGTTTAATTGATAATACCAAGTATATCGATTGGATTAATAGGATTATAGCTTCTGAAGAGCATTTAACAGGTGATATCAATTACATTTTCTGTGATGATTCATACTTGTTAAACATCAATCAGCAGTATTTAAATCACGATACGTATACAGATATTATTACGTTTGATTATACAGATGGGAAGGTTATTAGCTCTGACATCTACATTTCTGTAGAACGAGTTAAAGAAAATGCAGTAGATTTTAAGGTAGATTTTGATGTAGAAATGCTTAGAGTTATGGCTCACGGCTTACTACATCTTGCCGGATACAAGGATAAATCTACTGAAGAAGCGGCATTAATGAGGAGTAAAGAAGAAGAAAAAATTAAATTGTTCCACGTGGAACATTAAGATTATGTTTGATAAAGAATACGATGTTATTGTAGTAGGAGGTGGCCACGCAGGCGCGGAAGCAGCCGCTGCCGCCGCAAATTTAGGTTCTAAAACTTTGTTGGTTACAATGAACCTTCAAACCATAGGGCAAATGTCTTGCAATCCTGCAATGGGAGGAATTGCAAAGGGACAAATTGTACGTGAAATTGACGCTTTAGGTGGTTATAGTGGTATTATTTCTGATAAATCTGCTATACAATTTAAGATGTTAAACAAGTCAAAAGGACCGGCAATGTGGAGTCCTAGAACGCAAAACGACCGTATGCGTTTTGCTGAAGAATGGCGTTTGGCATTAGAAAGAACACCCAATTGTGACTTCTATCAGGAGATGGTTTCTGGCCTAATTATAGAAGGAGATAAGGTATGCGGAGTAACAACTTCCTTAGGTATTGAGATCAGATCTAAGTCTGTTGTACTAACAAATGGTACCTTTTTAAATGGTTTAATTCACATAGGTGAACGTCAATTAGGAGGTGGTAGAGCAGGTGAAAAATCAGCAACAGGCATCACAGAACAACTAGTAGATTTAGGGTTTGAAAGTGGTAGAATGAAGACCGGAACACCACCTAGAGTGGACGGTAGATCATTAGATTATTCTAAAATGATAGTGCAACCAGGAGATGTTATTCCAGAGAAATTTAGCTATACAGACACTAAATCTTTAGCGCATCAACGCGATTGTTTTATGACTCATACTAGTACTTTAGTACACGATTTATTGCGCGAAGGGTTTGATAGATCGCCTATGTTTAACGGTAGAATTAAGAGTTTAGGGCCACGTTATTGCCCTTCTATTGAGGATAAAATTAATAGATTTGCAGACAAAGATAAGCACCAATTATTTGTAGAACCTGAGGGTTGGGATACGGTAGAAGTGTATGTAAATGGCTTCTCAACTTCGCTACCCGAGGACGTACAATTTAAAGCTTTACGCTCTGTTGTTGGGTTTGAAAATGTGAAGTTTTTTAGACCTGGTTATGCTATAGAATACGATTATTTTCCGCCTACACAATTAAAGCATACACTAGAAACTAAGCTTGTAAATAACCTGTATTTTGCTGGTCAAATTAATGGTACAACAGGGTATGAAGAAGCCGCAAGTCAGGGGCTAATGGCTGGTATAAATGCACACCAAAAAGTGAAAGAAAATGAGCCATTAATACTAAATAGAGAT carries:
- a CDS encoding DUF4175 family protein encodes the protein MLTLLVILGLEYLLWFNSTGRLLLLLTLLAITFYLLYAYILTPLFYLFQLKKGISNKDAAILIGKHFPEVGDKLYNLLDLADNQQTSELLLASIEQRSKKLDAVPFVKAINFSENFKYAKYLLVPLVVIILVWLSGNLSSFFGSYDRVVNYKMAFEKPAPFSFKLINNNLRVLKGEDITLKVTTEGDIKPENISIIANGNEFFLQENNGFYEHTFVSPDKSTSFYFLANGITSKQYSLTVLEIPFLENFNMKLMYPSYTNRQPETLQSTGNATFPEGTKVQWTIKGNHIDSISLKVKDSKIGFNKKENIFTTTKNIYQSTHYSISTSNKNVSNFEKLEYKFTVVKDASPALQVNQVKDSLNPNVLYYSGTASDDYKLISIKLVCYPSNSIENKQIINISSPNSNVAQFYYTFPSGLNLEPNVDYNFYFIATDNDAIHNGKTTKSQVFSTVLLDDNALKNNSLQQQQQLLNNLDNSLDKFKEQKDVLKELNNKQKEKTSLNYTEQSEVKDYLQKQQQQEQMMEKFSKQLKENLQKSNTDDKQNKLLQERLERHEQQAKKNQKLLEELNKVADKINKDQLTKRLEELGKSQKNSERNLEQLLELTKKYYVTEKLAQLAQDLEKLAEKQEVLSELKQDQNFEKEEQEKLNKAFEDLTKELDELEKDNQKLQKPLDIKANKAKEDAVKQDQNDALEELNKEQGSDNSSKSESKASNKAAKKQKSAADKMRQMSSQMQQSSSGSSGSSITEDAEMLRQILENLVIFSFKQEQLYNDISSKDDDVAKFSTTIKRQKELRTLFEHVDDSLFALSLRQAEISEKVNKDITEVFYNIDKSLEQLAENRTYLATANQKYVLNSSNSLADFLANLLDNMNQSMKSGAGKGQGKGQGFQLPDIIKAQNSLKDKLGKQGNSKSSEDKKPGEGHKPGGSKPGSDGKKGKTGEKGSEGEGGKKGENGKKGASGNGENKNSKGKNGNQNGENGAAGQGLSEEELKEIYEIYKEQQQIRQALEQQLNDMIAKEDKNLAKKLLQQMEDFENDLLENGITNRTQTKANNIQHQLLKLENATLKQGEKSAREANKAKNKFTNPITTKPEALQNYRNEIEILNRQALPLQQIFQNKVQRYFKTND
- the ybeY gene encoding rRNA maturation RNase YbeY, yielding MIDFHYETDFSLIDNTKYIDWINRIIASEEHLTGDINYIFCDDSYLLNINQQYLNHDTYTDIITFDYTDGKVISSDIYISVERVKENAVDFKVDFDVEMLRVMAHGLLHLAGYKDKSTEEAALMRSKEEEKIKLFHVEH
- the mnmG gene encoding tRNA uridine-5-carboxymethylaminomethyl(34) synthesis enzyme MnmG; translation: MFDKEYDVIVVGGGHAGAEAAAAAANLGSKTLLVTMNLQTIGQMSCNPAMGGIAKGQIVREIDALGGYSGIISDKSAIQFKMLNKSKGPAMWSPRTQNDRMRFAEEWRLALERTPNCDFYQEMVSGLIIEGDKVCGVTTSLGIEIRSKSVVLTNGTFLNGLIHIGERQLGGGRAGEKSATGITEQLVDLGFESGRMKTGTPPRVDGRSLDYSKMIVQPGDVIPEKFSYTDTKSLAHQRDCFMTHTSTLVHDLLREGFDRSPMFNGRIKSLGPRYCPSIEDKINRFADKDKHQLFVEPEGWDTVEVYVNGFSTSLPEDVQFKALRSVVGFENVKFFRPGYAIEYDYFPPTQLKHTLETKLVNNLYFAGQINGTTGYEEAASQGLMAGINAHQKVKENEPLILNRDEAYIGVLIDDLITKGTEEPYRMFTSRAEYRTLLRQDNADIRLTPLGHKIGLASDSRLKRMEEKLQKSDAFVNFFRETSVVPEDINPILESVNSTPVKQSHKMFKSFSRPNVTMDHMRKLKSVSEFIEAENIDREVMEQTEIQVKYAGYIAKEKNNADKLQRLENIKIPEGFDYRQLKSLSYEAREKLEAIRPVTISQASRISGVSPSDISVLLVFMGR